In the genome of Oceanispirochaeta sp., the window CCCTATTTGCCCCTGCTTTATCTGCTATGATAGCTGATTCAGCAGAATCCAGACATATTTCAAGTTTATATTCCATAGTTTACTCCTTTAAGGCTCCTTCACCGAAACCTTTTATAATCATATTGTGTGCACCTATATAAAAAAGGATCATTGGTAGAGTCCCAATTGTCAAGGCGGCAAATTGCATACCATAGTCTTGGTTCAGCCTTCCTGCAAAAGAATTAATAGACACTGGCAGGCTCCTCATGTGTTGCCCGGATGTCAATATGAAAACAAGAACAAACTCATTCCAGTTCCTCAAAAAAGAGAGGATAGCGATGGTTGCTACGACCGGTGTTGAAAGAATAAGAATCAACTTCCAGAAAATTTGAAGATAGTTTGCACCATCAATGATGGCTGCTTCGATCAGAGAATCTGGAATTCCTTTAATATAAGAACAGGCCAGGAGTATAGCCATCGGTAAGCCAAAGGTGACATAAGGGAGAATAACACCCAGACGGGTATTATATAGACCGATTCTTGTCTCAAGGATAAACAGAGGTGCAATAACCGAATTAACGGTTATAAGCAGTCCCAAAGCAAAGATGGAATAGTAGATTTTTGAACTCTTATACCCAAATTTTGTCAGAGCATAAGACGCCGCGATAGCCAGAAAGACAGTGATTCCAGTTCCTACCCCGGCATAAATCACACTGTTGATAAAAGACTGACCCATATTCCCGATTTCCCATGCCTGAAGGTAATTTCTTATGGTCGGTTCTTTAGGCAGAGACATGGGAAAAAGCATAATTTCTCCCTGGAGTTTAAAGGATGAGTAAAGCATCCAGATTAAGGGAAGCAGGGTTATCATAGTAAAGAGGATCAAGAAAATCTGTGCATAGATTCTCCATCCCCTGGGGATCTTATTGTGAATATCCATTTAGGGCAGACTCCTAATCAAACTTTTGTTGAAAACGACCGTAGAGAGCCCGGCCCAGGCTGATGAGTCCAACACTGAGAAGAACAATCACCAGAGAAACAGCAGAACCATAGCCATAATTGTTATATGTAAATGTATGCTTGTATAAATAAATTGACATAACATTGGTATAGTCCACAGGACCACCCCCGGTCATGGCAAAAACAAGGTCAATACTTTTGAGGCTACCCGAAATGGCAAAAATGGAACTTGTAA includes:
- a CDS encoding carbohydrate ABC transporter permease, yielding MDIHNKIPRGWRIYAQIFLILFTMITLLPLIWMLYSSFKLQGEIMLFPMSLPKEPTIRNYLQAWEIGNMGQSFINSVIYAGVGTGITVFLAIAASYALTKFGYKSSKIYYSIFALGLLITVNSVIAPLFILETRIGLYNTRLGVILPYVTFGLPMAILLACSYIKGIPDSLIEAAIIDGANYLQIFWKLILILSTPVVATIAILSFLRNWNEFVLVFILTSGQHMRSLPVSINSFAGRLNQDYGMQFAALTIGTLPMILFYIGAHNMIIKGFGEGALKE